In one Streptomyces sp. T12 genomic region, the following are encoded:
- a CDS encoding thiamine ABC transporter substrate binding subunit, protein MSITKKAKATVFAVGFGLVALPALAACGSSDSDGGSDSGSGGGSKTVTLVSHNSWAVSKSVLAAFEKQSGYKVKVLEDGDAGQAVNKAILTKDNPQGDVFFGVDNTLLSRALDNELFQSYEPKGSDLILPEYRADQDQHRVTPIDTGDICVNYDKAYFSEHKLTPPTSYDDLVKPAYKDLLVTENASTSSPGLGFLLGTAAKYGDDGWQDYWKKLKANGVKVVDGWEQAYNEEFSGSAGGKKAKADRPLVVSYASSPPAEVIYGDPKPTTAPTGVAAGTCFRQVEYAGLLSNAENAAGGKALLDFMLTKTFQDDMPLNMFVYPVREAAQVPEEFVKYGPQAKNPETMDPAKIADNRDDWVKSWTSLVLK, encoded by the coding sequence GTGAGCATCACCAAGAAGGCCAAGGCCACGGTTTTCGCCGTCGGGTTCGGTCTCGTCGCGCTGCCCGCGTTGGCCGCGTGCGGGTCGTCCGACAGTGACGGCGGCAGCGACAGTGGCAGCGGCGGCGGTTCCAAGACCGTCACGCTCGTCAGCCACAACTCGTGGGCCGTCTCCAAGTCCGTCCTGGCTGCCTTCGAGAAGCAGTCCGGCTACAAGGTCAAGGTCCTGGAGGACGGCGACGCCGGACAGGCCGTCAACAAGGCGATCCTGACCAAGGACAACCCGCAGGGCGACGTCTTCTTCGGCGTCGACAACACCCTGCTGTCGCGGGCGCTGGACAACGAGCTGTTCCAGTCGTACGAGCCCAAGGGATCCGACCTGATCCTGCCCGAGTACCGGGCCGACCAGGACCAGCACCGGGTCACGCCGATCGACACCGGCGACATCTGCGTCAACTACGACAAGGCGTACTTCAGCGAGCACAAGCTGACCCCGCCGACGTCGTACGACGATCTGGTCAAGCCCGCGTACAAGGACCTCCTCGTCACCGAGAACGCCTCCACCTCCTCGCCCGGGCTCGGCTTCCTGCTCGGCACCGCCGCGAAGTACGGCGACGACGGCTGGCAGGACTACTGGAAGAAGCTGAAGGCCAACGGCGTGAAGGTCGTCGACGGCTGGGAGCAGGCCTACAACGAGGAGTTCTCCGGCTCGGCCGGCGGCAAGAAGGCCAAGGCCGACCGGCCGCTCGTCGTGTCGTACGCCTCCTCGCCGCCCGCCGAGGTGATCTACGGCGACCCGAAGCCGACCACCGCGCCCACCGGTGTCGCGGCGGGCACCTGCTTCCGCCAGGTCGAGTACGCGGGCCTGCTGAGCAACGCCGAGAACGCCGCGGGCGGCAAGGCGCTCCTCGACTTCATGCTCACCAAGACGTTCCAGGACGACATGCCGCTCAACATGTTCGTCTACCCGGTGCGGGAGGCCGCCCAGGTGCCCGAGGAGTTCGTGAAGTACGGACCGCAGGCCAAGAACCCCGAGACCATGGACCCGGCGAAGATCGCCGACAACCGTGACGACTGGGTCAAGTCGTGGACCTCGCTCGTACTGAAGTAG